CACCGGCTGGTTCATGGTCAAGTCGCTGTTTCCTGGTTTAATAGTTTGGATGTTAATACCATTTTTGTCGTAAATGATGATGTGGCACATGATGATTTTCGTAAATCAGCGATTAGACTGGCAAAACCGGAAAATTCAAAGTTGGTTATGAAATCAGTGGATGACAGTATTAAAGCAATTAATTCTGGTGTAACTGATAAATATAAAATGCTGATCGTAGTGGAATCAGTTGCAGATGCTTTTAAACTGATTAAAGGTACTGGAGATAAGATCACCGGCTTAAACCTTGGTGGCACCAAGCCGAGAACAGATACTAAAAATTATTCCAAAACCATCAACTTGACTTCGGAAGAAGCCGATGAATTGACGGAATTACAAAATGATGGTGTTGAGGTTTGGATCCAGCAGGTTCCAAGCGATG
This genomic window from Lactobacillus panisapium contains:
- a CDS encoding PTS sugar transporter subunit IIB, translated to MIKLVRVDHRLVHGQVAVSWFNSLDVNTIFVVNDDVAHDDFRKSAIRLAKPENSKLVMKSVDDSIKAINSGVTDKYKMLIVVESVADAFKLIKGTGDKITGLNLGGTKPRTDTKNYSKTINLTSEEADELTELQNDGVEVWIQQVPSDDKQEFHK